From a single Populus trichocarpa isolate Nisqually-1 chromosome 17, P.trichocarpa_v4.1, whole genome shotgun sequence genomic region:
- the LOC18106641 gene encoding HMG-Y-related protein A, giving the protein MAAEEINKPPSLPPYPEMILSAIEALNEANGCNKTSISKYIESKYGDLPAGHTALLSHHLNRMKDTGELVFWKNNYMKPDPNAPPRRGRGRPPKPKDPLSPGSDLPPARPRGRPPKDPNAPPKPVKPKAATGRSGKPRGRPRKMARPTGGITTGTATTTSAVPMTAGSGRPRGRPPKVKAATMPEVSVQN; this is encoded by the coding sequence ATGATTTTGTCAGCCATTGAAGCATTGAATGAGGCCAATGGCTGTAACAAGACGTCAATATCGAAATACATCGAATCAAAATATGGGGACTTGCCAGCTGGCCACACTGCACTCCTCTCACACCACCTCAATCGAATGAAGGATACCGGAGAGTTAGTATTTTGGAAAAACAACTACATGAAGCCAGATCCCAATGCTCCTCCTAGGCGTGGTCGTGGTAGGCCCCCTAAGCCGAAAGACCCATTGTCACCGGGCTCAGACCTGCCCCCTGCCAGACCGAGGGGTCGTCCACCAAAGGATCCCAATGCACCCCCAAAGCCAGTGAAGCCAAAGGCTGCGACTGGAAGAAGTGGAAAGCCAAGAGGGAGGCCACGCAAGATGGCACGACCTACAGGAGGAATAACCACTGGAACTGCTACCACAACCTCAGCAGTTCCAATGACGGCAGGTAGTGGAAGGCCAAGGGGTCGGCCTCCAAAGGTGAAGGCCGCAACTATGCCTGAAGTGAGTGTTCAGAATTAA